A stretch of DNA from Amylolactobacillus amylophilus DSM 20533 = JCM 1125:
AGATCAACGTGACAGCTGTGGTTGCTAATAGTTGGGCAAAGGGTGGTGCAGGTACACTGGACCTTGCAGATGCAGTCGTTTCTGCTACCGCGAATCCCGTCTCCTTCCAGCCGTTATATGACCATAACGACCCTATCGAATCTAAGTTACAGACCGTTGTGACCAAGACCTACGGCGGCAGCGGCATAGTTTTGTCGGCTCAGGCCAAGCGCCAGTTACGCCGCATTTCAGACAACGGATGGGCTAACCTTCCCGTCTGTATCGCAAAGACCCAATACTCCTTCTCAGACGATCCACAACAACTTGGTGCTCCAGCTGGTTTCGAAGTTACTGTACGTGAATTGATTCCGAAGATTGGTGCAGGATTCATCGTCGCGCTGACCGGTTCGATTTACACTATGCCTGGGCTACCAGCCACTCCGGCGGCAGTAAACATGCATATCGATGCAGAAGGCAAAGTCGAGGGACTCTTCTAGCCACAGAACCTAATAACCGCTAAAAAACAAAGAGACGTTACAGCAAAGATGGCGATGTTGCCAGTTGCTGTAACGCCTTTTTTGCGTCTGTCTCCTACTTTGCGCCCAGAATCTCTTCCTTCGCGTGCACTAACTGCGTGAGGAAGGTACAATACGGCGTACTGATCCCGTACTTCTTTCCTTTGGCAGCGACGGCACCATTGATGTAGTCAATCTCGGTTAATCGCTGATTCTTGATTAAATCCTGGTACATGGACGGATAATGGAGCCCAATTCCAGCAGGATCGTACGTTGCAGTAATGTGCTCGTATACCTCGGTTTGATCAAGCTCTATCCCTTCTTTTGCGGCGACTAAGGCGAACTCATTAATGATTGTTTGGACCATTTCGGCAGCAGTGGATGTCGTCCCCACACCCGTAATATTTGTATCAAGGATTGTACATAAGCCATTCAATGTACCGTTGACACAAGCTTTACGCCAGATAGAATACTTCACATTCTGACTGTATGTTGCATTAAGACCTGCATCATCAAAGATTTGGACCACGTCTTTTGTGAACGTGGCACCCGCAGGCGCGAGATTCTGCAATTCGATGTTGCCAGTGCCAAACAACTTAACTTTGCCTGGCCCCTCCATCGCAGCGGTCCACATCGTGACTCCCAGAATAATGTGGTCCCGATCCACAAACTCTGCTAAATCTTCGGCATGACCCAAACCGTTCATCAGGCTAAGAACATACGTATTCTCTGTAATGATCGGCTTAATTTCTTCAAACATTTCCCGCAGGCCCATCGACTTCGTCAAGGCAACAATCAGGTCAACTGACTCGTGTTTAGCGTCAATTTCCTCGGGTGAGTATATCTGCATGTGCTCGACGATATCTTCACCGTTATAGTTCGCCCTCAGTCCATGATCTCTAATCATCTGGATGTGAGCTGCCCAACGGTCAATCAAGATAACCTCGTTTCCGGCCCGATGAAGCATTAGGCCTATTCTACTTCCCATCGCTCCTGCACCAGCAATTGCTATTTTCATTTTTTTGCCTCCTACACTTTTAGTATGCACTTTTAGTATAGTCACTTTGGCAGCTCCGTGACAGGATTTAAACGTAAAAAGGGCGTTATGATTCGCATAACGCCAGTTTCAGTTAACTGATTATTTACCTTTGGCCTGCTTCCGTTGTGCTTCCTTAATCAGCTTCAACGCGCGTCCCTTGGTCTTTTTATTCGGACTCTTCAATTCGCGATAGGCCCTTCCTAAATTCGCTTGCTTCATTTGCCATCTCTCCTAAAAATCTATTACAGTGCGCCACGAGCCTCAATAATGCGCTGCCCGAGTTTGGTATCCGGCAGTGTCTTAACCATCGCAGTAAACTCATCCAGGGGTAGGTCGGCGCCAAACAGCGGACTGCCCGGCTCAAGAATCTGTCCGTGCCGTAGTTCACCTAAGTCATAGGGCTCAAAGCCAAATTGGCTAATAATATTGGCTGCCTCTGCTCTTACCTCTGGATGATCGGTGGCAAATGCAATGACCTTCTTGACCCGCAGATTTCTATCAGCCTCAATCTCCAAGTCATGGTAACCCATATGATTAAAGGCCTTCACAATCTTGGCACCCTTGAAATAATCCTGCATTACTTCACTAGATGACTTGTGGATACTCGAGACATGGTTGATGGTTCCGTCAACCTCCCACCAATAATTCATTGCGTCGAGAACCAACTTACCATCGAGAGCGTTGCTCTCTAACCGGTCATACTTGCTCAAGGGCAGCGCCAGAATGATTGTGTCGGCACCGGCTAACACACCGGCTGTATCTACGACCCGTGCATTATGCGCAACAGCATTGATAATCCAGGCACTTTCCTTTGCCGGCTTAGAGTTAGCAATTAGGACATAATATCCTGCTTGGTCACCCAACCGAGCTAGCGTTGTACCGAGCTTTCCGGCTCCTAAAATTCCGATAACTGGTTTTGCCATTATTCTGCATCTCCTAGTAATTCTTTCACACGAGGAATCACAACTTCACCATAAAGCTTGATGGTCTTCTCACGATCAGATTGGAATTGACCACCAGTACCGTAGACGAGATCGAAGCGTTTCATGCCGAGATCCTTCATGTTCTTAGCAATTTTTTGTGCAACCACTTCTGGTGTACCGACATAGTAAGACCCTTCGGCAACTTCAAACTCAAAACGTTCACGAGTCATCGGTGCCCAGCCACGGTCGATTCCAATCTTATCCATCTCTTTCTTAATGTACTCAAACCCAATCTCCATTGCCTCCTCTTCGGTATCAGCAATCACACCGTGTGAGTGCATCCCCAGTGGTTCGATTGGTTGATTAAACTGCTCAGCAGCACGATTATAAAGATCAACATATGGCTTGAAGCGAATTGGTTGACCACCAATAATCGCCAACATCACTGGGAAACCGTAGTGAACCGCACGCACGATTGACTCTGGCGTACCACCAACACCAACGGTTGTTCTAATCTGGTGTCCCTTGTCGACTTTCGGGTAAATTTCCACGTCGGTCAACTTCTGGGTCAATGTACCATTCCAGCTGAAACGTTCGCCCTTCAATAATTCAGCCCACAGCGCGACTTTTTCCTCAAAGAGTTCATTGTAATTCTCCAGGTCATAACCGAAGAGCGGGTAGGATTCCGTGAATGAACCACGACCAAGCATGATTTCTGTGCGCCCATTCGATAGGCCGTCGAGCGTGGCAAAACGCTCATACACCCGGACCGGATCGTCAGAACTGAGCACCGTTACGGCCGTCCCCAGACGAATATTATTGGTTTCCTGGGCCATCGCAGCTAACACAATTTCAGGACTGGAAACTGAGAATTCATCACGGTGATGTTCACCAAGCGCGATCACATTAATCCCCAGTTCATCGGCCAGCTTGGCCTCCTGGACTAGATTGCGCAAAGACTCACCGTAAGTCATTGATTCGCCAGTCTTATCATCTATCGCCACATCACCAAACGTATTTAAACCAAATTCATATTTCGTCATTTTGCTCTCCATTTTTCAGTTAATTGATTTACTTACTTTTTGTTAGTAATAATATAATTCATTTTATTAGAGTATGCAAGCAAAAAGTTTCGCATTGTTAGTTTGACGACGCCGAGCCTTTTTCTCCGTTTACTTATGTTGGCTAAAAAATAAGCATCACTAACGAACCTGACACTACTACTCGTTAATGATGCTTAAATTATTTGGTGGGAAATACAACATGAAATGTTTCGAGCACAACATGCGAAGTGTGCCGGTTGAAAACCAGCTTGTGTTTCTTATAATCTCGGTGGAAGAATTTGGCGTGATTGATCTGCCAACTCAAAAGCGCCCGGTCTCCTTCGCCCTCCTTGAAGGCGTGCTCAGCACTAACATGACTAAATGGCACGACCTCCACGGTATCAATTAGAATGATACAAACGGGCTTGTGATCATCGTCAAGCAGTACATCATAGGTGCCTGCCTTTGGCAGGGACTCATGCGTCACATCATAAATCTCAAAGCCACTTGATGTGGCCGTTTTAACTCCATGCAGTACCAATTTTGCCAAATCGGATGCGTTAACGCCGAATGCCCATGCGTCGTTCAGGTCGGCATCTTGCGGTACGGCATTTACTTGTCTTGCCTGCTCAAAAAATTCTTTTGCGTTCATCATTCACCATCTGCCTAACACATTCGCTATTATCATCAAGTAACAACTATAGTTTCCACCAATACTACATAACATTGTATACTTTTTTTGCGAAAAAACGATGAAGATTTTATTTATTATATTATGACTAGTAAAATACCCGTCAAATTGACGGGTAACTAGAATTTATTAGACTGCTAATGGTGTTTCTACAAGCATTGACGGGCTGAAAATGGCCTCGGCAATCCGGTCCGCCGTAATCAGGCTATTATCGTTCACACCCGGGCGGAAACTGACATTTGTGAACCAGTGCTTCCCCTCAGTTGGCACACCCCAGAGATAAAGATTAGCTACCACTTCTTTGTCTGCCGTGATTAACCGGTCCGTCTGTTGTTCAACATTAATTGCCCGAGTCAAAAAACTAGTGCCATCAGCAAGCTGACGGGCGTCAAGTGAAGCTAATCCCCGCTCCAACAACTTTTTGATCAACGGATTTGCTGTCACCTCGTTGTCATTGACCGGAATCCGGGCGTCCACCAAGTACCGTGCTTCATATTGGAACTGTGGCTTACGCTTACTAATCGCTTCGAAATGGTCATTAACTGGGCGCACCTGCATCCCGGCTGGCACCAACTCCACAATCCCCACCTTGATTAAAGCAACTAGCTGTTTCAGTCGCAATACTGGTGGTCCTGTCGCAATGAAATTCTGTAATGGGGTATATTTTCTAATCAAGAAATCGAGGTACTCATCGTTTGAAAGGTATCCCTGTTCAACCACGAAACGAATTTGGTCGCGCAGATCCTTGAAGGCCTCCAGTGCACCCGTGATTGGACCATGCTTATTTCCCGCAGTCGCATCCTTAATAAGCTGCTGCAAGAACTCGACCACAAAATCCTGATAATTTGTGCTCGCGAGCGCTCGTTGCTCAGGATTGAAGACGAAATCTAGATCTAATTGTTCTGCTCGATCAAACAGCCGGTCAATGAGAACGGCAGGGTCAGTAGTCGCCTGATATTGCGTTCTAAAGTCGGCAATTTCTGCTTCCCGATCTTTCTGGTGGAGCAATAACGAGTAATAGACCAGCTCGATTTCTCTTTTCATCAGACCAAACAGAACATTACCCGTTAACTCACCGGCCTCACCCAACTGCGTCAGCTTTTCCTTGGTGACAAAACTTGGTCTGATTTTCTCACCATAACCTTTCTCATTGTTTGGCTTCGGGTAATACGGAAAGCCCCTTCTGGAGCCCGCAATGATGTGTGGCTCACTCCCAGAAACATGATAGTGCAACTTGTTGCCCACCGGCTCAAACCAGCCGCCACGCCCGATGGTTAACTCCGCCATGTAGTCATAGAAGCTGAGCCCTAGCCCACGGACAAAGACATTCTCTTGTGGTTGAATCACACTCAAGTCAGCATCGCCAGGGAACATTGGCGGCAGGTAAGTCACATTGCTTTTAGCTGCAAAATCAATCAGCTCTTGTTGGTCAATCGTCGCCTGGTTTGTGAAATGGCCTGAGGCGACAATGACGTTATCTGCCTCGAAGCTGCCCTCACTCGTAACTACCCGAAACCCCGGGTTCAGTGGTACCAAGTCCTGAACCAAGTCCTGGACGAACGTTAGTTTAACTCCTGCTGGAAGATGCTGCTGCAGTTGTTTGAAAACGAACCTTTGATAAACACCATAGAGCCGCCGTGGGGCATAATCATTTGGTCCCAGGCGCCTGGCAACAGCAATTAAATCCGCCGCGTCAGGTTCACCCTGCTCCGAAATAAAGTCAGGGGCAAAGTCACGCAGCCACTCATACAGAGTCGGTCCAGTTCTAAGCGGACCGTGCATTTGTACGGTCTCGTCAGTATAGAGTGTCGTATGGGCAGTTGGCGTGTTCATAATCAACTCTGTGGGTTGGTCAATCCGCCAAATATGCCCACCAATAGGAAATTGATCGAACAAGCGCACCTCTAACTCGGCTATCGCTTCATTCTCTTCGTGTTCTCTTTCGTACCAAGCCACAATTCTCGTTAGAGTAGCGATTCCCCGCGGACCAGCACCAATAATTGAAACTTTCATCGTCATCCTCCTCCACCAATGACAATTAGCATACTAGACAAAAACCCCAGCTGAAATCAGCCGGGGTAGCCTAACTATTTAACTTCACGAAAAAGAGTTTTCCGACGCAGTTTCTGGGAGTACTTCATCAACTCCAATCGTTCTGGCTGGTTTCGTTTATTCTTTGTGGTCAGGTAAAGTCTTTCACCAGTTTCTGGCGCCTCAAATAGTATATTCACACGCATGTTCATTCCTCCAAATATTTTCCTCACATTAAGTAAGTGTATCTTTAGAAGAATATTAGCATGCTACAATTAATTCGTCAAATTTTCGAGTCGCAAATACCCCCAGTGGTGTCCTAATCAACCACCGCACTATTATGATCAAGGTAATCAAGGAGCTCGTAAGTAGCCTGGTAGGCCTCGCAAGCATCCTGTGGCACTGCATAATGATTGGTGACTGACTCCATTTGACTCAGCTCAGACGAGAAGTCAAAGTTTCCGGCCAAGGCCTTATCCCTCAGCTGGACAAATAGAGCACGGACCTGGGCTAATTCAGGGTGCCGTTGCCCGTGGACCTTCACAATCTATTTGGTAAAAAATTCTAACTTTGGAAATTCCTCCGCAATAAATTTGGTCATGTTCATATTAATCCCGTCCTTTCATTTTCTATATAGTCCATAATACACGGGCCACCCACGTATAAAATTGATTCAAATCAAACTTTTCGATTGTTTATTCGTAATCTTTTTGCTATAGTAAGTTCAATTAATATTATTCACATCGGAGTATTGCCTTATGAGCGGGTTAAACAACTAACCAATTAGTTGAATAGCTAGACAAATTGATGCTTGATCGTCAGTTTGTTTGGTGTGCCCACAGGATACCTCTGCAAAAGCAACAATTAATTAAAGGTAGCTTGCTACCTTTTTTGTGTGCTCAGGTACCTTTTTTACAGGAGAATACCACTACATGAATACCGCAATGCTTAATAAAATTCAATTCGACCAAATTAGAGAACAGGTTGCCCACTACGTGCTGGGAAATCACACAAAGGAAAGGCTTGATGCGACTTTGCCGTCGTCTAACCTGGCCACTGTTAGCAATTGGCAACAAGAAACTAAGGAGGCTCGTTTCATCTTAGACAGCGGGCAGCACGTGCCCTTCATGGGGATTACGAGGATCGATGCGCTTTTCAAAAAAATCGCCAAGGGCCTCATTCTCACTCCGAATGAGTTGAGCACGTTCTCCGCTCACGTGGCCCAGATTGCCACAATTCTCCGGCACACAGGACGAAACACGCTGATTCTGCTGGATGAGCTTGGGAGTGGCACGGAGCCAGGAGAAGGTGCTGCTCTCGCAATTGCCGTGATGGAGTCCTTGTATCGCATGGGCGGGCTAATCGTTGCTACCACCCACTATGCTGAAATCAAGAACTTTGCCGAGCGCCACGCGGACTTTATTCCCGCAGCGATGGCCTTTGATAATGAGACCTTAACGCCGAAATACCAACTGCAGTTGGGGCAAGTTGGCGCCAGCCAGGCTTTATGGATCGCCCGGAAGATGCAGATCACTCCCGCTGTTGTGCAGCGTGCTGCGCACTACATCAATCACGCTGATTATCAGTTAGACAAGATTGAATTTAAAAATATCACGCAAAAAAGTACACTAAAAAAGAACACACGTCCCCTATTTAAACGCGGTGACCGCGTGCTCGTGAAGACCAATCATACGCCAGCTTTGATTTTCAAGGATGAAGATGAGATGCAAGACACGCTTCTAATCTCTCAAGATGATGAAATTAAAGAGGTGCTGAAGAAGCGCATCGAGTTGATCACACCGGCTACAGAACTGTACCCTGCCGGCTATAATCTGGATAATTTATTTGGCAAATATTCGGACAGAAAAAAAGAGCATGATCTCCTACGCGGTGCAAAGAGTGCGCAAAAGCGGCTCGATCAAGAAATGCGTGCGCGGAGAAAGGCGCAAGCCTAAGCTAGGGATTAACTCAGTGGGTCACGGCAATATTAACACACTTTGTTATAGTTTAGCTAACACTTGTGCACCAATTCCTAGGCCTAGTCGATGGGCTTGTGCACCCCAGCTACGATAATCATAATGCAAAACGTCCGCCAAAGAGTCCGCCGCGAAGAGAATTGGGGCAAAGTCAATCTTTCTAAATTGCGCACATGCAGCCATCCCAGCACATTCCATTTCGACCATCGCCGCACCCAGCTGCCGAAATTCCTTCACCTTTCTTGGTGTCTCTCTGAAGAAACCATCCGTGGTCCAGGTCGTAATTTCCGCATATGTCTGGCCAAGCTCATTCAGAATATCTTCAATTTGATCCAGGAAAGCCGACTGTAAATCAACAAACTGACCGGGTTTTATGTAATGAAACGAGGTCCCCTCATCACGAAGTGCCCTTATGGAGATCAACATGGCATTCTCTGGTAAATCAATGAGTGCACCTGCGTTACCAAAAGCCAGAACCTGCTCTACGCCGTAGGAAATAAGCCAATCTAGCAATTGTGTCGCTGCCGGCGCACCCAGTGGTGCTTGGCACAGTGTGAATTTCTCACCGTGATAATCAACTTCGTAGACATTTGGGCTAAATGAGATGGTCTCAAATTTGCCTGCAATTACGTGGGGGACCTGCTCCAGGAAATGCTCAACATCCTCACGTTCAACGAATGCAAATAATAATCGTCGCTGAAATTTAAACGGGAGTTTCTCCGTCCGAGGCTCGAGGACCGCCTTTTGATCTGGGTCAAAGTCTAACAGGAACTAGTCTGCATTCATCTTTCGCGCCTCAATTCATTTTTAACTGATTATAGCATACAGGCTTACTAACATTAATGGTTATGAAATTAAAGGCATGAGCCCGGTTCATTGCCGAAATCATGCCTTAACAGTTTAATATTCTAAATTTGTCTAACTTTTATATCGCCCTACCAGCCTATTCCGGTTGAAACAGGATCTTTCCCTGATTACTTAATAACGGGCGATTGCCACCACGGGTTCTGTGGCAGGATAATCATCTTCAGGGAGAATTCGCACCCTTCCCTGATATTGGAGCACCTGATCACTCAGTTCTAGCAGCCAGTCGCTTGGAGCTGTCAGGACTTCACTCCGGTTAATCAATAGCGTATCAATCCTACCCATTCGAGCGGCTTCCAGGATTTCCGTGCGATCGCTTAGCGCTAATTGCTGACTGCGTGCGGCATCGTACCTGTCTTGCAAAATCGCTACTAACCCAGCCTGCCATTGTTTCTGGAGCGGTGCTATTTCACTTTTCATCTGGGTTAAACTGAGATTTAACGGCGATTTCTGGATACTTAACTGCTCAGAGACATATGGATTCTTATTAATCTGCCGGAAGAGGCTCTGATTCTCTGGCAGGGCGAAGAGAATCACAGCCCTTTTGCGCTCAGCAATCAGCCCATTCAGATAATCAGCCACAGCTTGATAGTAGTTGCGGTGGTCAATCTCTTTCTCCGCGTCCAAAGTGTTATGCCCGTGAACGCCGACGCCGCCACTCTGACCGTTCGTGAACGAGCGGAAGTTTGTCTCGCCACCGCTTAATTCCGTTCCCAACGCCTTTTGTAAGTTCGTCGGTGCATCCCCTGGCAACTCCAGCTCATGCACTTCACCCTCACTTACTTCAAAGAGCACAAATGAGTCCTGGTTGAGTGTCAACAGGTCGAAATTCACGGCCAATTGCTGCGTCCCAATATATGGTAGTAAATTGGGCCAGTCAGCCACGTTAACTTGAGGTTCAACGTCAATTTTCAAAGGCAAGACAACCTGTTGAGTGGCACTCACGATTACCCCGAAGCTTTGTGGTAAATCACTGTCAGCCGCTAGTAAATCATCAGGCAGTTGGTCTAACTGGCGGTCAAATTTCTCCCAGTCTAATGCGGGATAGTTGGCTGTAAATTGCTCGGCCGCAGATTTTTGTAGCTGTTTCAGAACCAACCGGTTTTTAGTACTTTGGCGTGTCTGTTCGATTGGCAAATAAAGCGAGATAAACGGTCCTTGGTCAAGTTTAGCTAGTAACGATTTCAAATTAGTCTGGGTAAGAGTTGTTGTCATAAGTTACCTCCTTAGTAAGCTAACAATGTAATCTCGTAACCTTATATACCTAGCGTATCATGGTCCAAAACATCGGTGCTACTTTGCGGTTTGGTAACAGTGTGATTTAATTCTTTGCTTAATATTTTAAAAAAACTGGCGTAGTCAGTACTTTCCATGAATCATAAACACGATCGGATTCGTCAAAGTCAAAAAGCCAAATTACATTCACGCTTTCAAAGATGCTGCACTATTGGCCGCGTTGTAGCGGTTACCCCACTTTTCCATTTCAGTTATAACATCCTCAAGCGTCATCGCAAAATCAGTCAGACAATACTGCGGATCTGAAAAGCCAACACGAGATTCTCAACATTATTGCTGATCTCCTAGATTCCGCAAAAATAAAAAGTACGGTCACCAAAACGCTCAGCCCAATCAGCGCCGTTAACTTGCGTGAGGCACTCAGATTTGTGGAAACAAACCACATGCTTGGTAAGGTTGTCGTAACTAAATGATCAGATAATCTTGCTGAATTTCCGTATTCATTGACAGACTAAAAACGTAAGACCTACAATTAGATTGGTTAGCGCTACAGAAGTTTCAAAGACACAAACGGTTACTACAAAACATCGTAGGAATCGTTTTTATTTTAAGGAAAGGAAAGCAAAATGACAGTACAAACAGAATTAATGCGTAAATTAGATGCTGCGGAGGAAGAGATGGTCGCAATTCGGCGCCACCTCCACGAACACCCGGAAGTCTCGTTTCAAGAGAAAGAGACGGCCGCATACATCAAGGCTTTCTATCGAGACTTGGACTGTACGGTCACCGACTTCGGTGAAGGCTATGGCTTTGCAGTCGATATTGATAGAGACCACCCCGGAAAAAAGCTTGCTTTACGTGCTGATTTCTATGCGTTGGCCATTCAAGAAGATAATGACCTCCCCTTCAAATCACAGAATCCTGTTGTCATGCATGCCTGTGGCCACGATGCCCACACGGCATATATGATGGTACTCGCAAATTCGTTAATCGAATTAAAGGAGCAACTCTAAAGGGGAGCATCCGGATCATTCAACAGACAGCTGAAGAGGTCTCACCCGGCGGTGCCAAGGTAATGCTCGCCGCCGGCGTCCTGAACGGGGTCCACAAGATCCTTCGGAGGATTTCGCATACTTCGCACAAGCTAAGCCGAGTAGCTTCATCTACGTTGGTGCACAAGCCGCAGATGGTCTGAATCATCCGCACCACAGCCCCGACTTTTTGATGAACGAAGATGCTATCTTGATTGTCAGCAAGGCAGTGGGTGCTGCTACACTGAGCTACCTGCAGTGATTATTTATATTTGGTTGAGAAAATCACGTCGTTTTCTCAACCTATTTTTGTGGTAATTTCTACAAAAAAATACTCACCAATCGGTGAGTATCTTGTCTAAAAACGCCAATCTGGATATTAACGTTTTGAGAATTTTAAGTTATTGTAACAGGAACAAAGTTACCTAACTATCAAGGTTAATCCATTTGAATCCATACAATTTTTAATTAATTAGCACATCATATGGAAAAAACTGGAACAAAATTCTTCTACTTGGAAAACTTTGTGACCA
This window harbors:
- a CDS encoding nucleoside phosphorylase encodes the protein MLDFDPDQKAVLEPRTEKLPFKFQRRLLFAFVEREDVEHFLEQVPHVIAGKFETISFSPNVYEVDYHGEKFTLCQAPLGAPAATQLLDWLISYGVEQVLAFGNAGALIDLPENAMLISIRALRDEGTSFHYIKPGQFVDLQSAFLDQIEDILNELGQTYAEITTWTTDGFFRETPRKVKEFRQLGAAMVEMECAGMAACAQFRKIDFAPILFAADSLADVLHYDYRSWGAQAHRLGLGIGAQVLAKL
- a CDS encoding putative metal homeostasis protein, translating into MKQANLGRAYRELKSPNKKTKGRALKLIKEAQRKQAKGK
- a CDS encoding LLM class flavin-dependent oxidoreductase, with translation MTKYEFGLNTFGDVAIDDKTGESMTYGESLRNLVQEAKLADELGINVIALGEHHRDEFSVSSPEIVLAAMAQETNNIRLGTAVTVLSSDDPVRVYERFATLDGLSNGRTEIMLGRGSFTESYPLFGYDLENYNELFEEKVALWAELLKGERFSWNGTLTQKLTDVEIYPKVDKGHQIRTTVGVGGTPESIVRAVHYGFPVMLAIIGGQPIRFKPYVDLYNRAAEQFNQPIEPLGMHSHGVIADTEEEAMEIGFEYIKKEMDKIGIDRGWAPMTRERFEFEVAEGSYYVGTPEVVAQKIAKNMKDLGMKRFDLVYGTGGQFQSDREKTIKLYGEVVIPRVKELLGDAE
- a CDS encoding oxidoreductase; its protein translation is MLNIIADLLDSAKIKSTVTKTLSPISAVNLREALRFVETNHMLGKVVVTK
- a CDS encoding 2-dehydropantoate 2-reductase; amino-acid sequence: MKIAIAGAGAMGSRIGLMLHRAGNEVILIDRWAAHIQMIRDHGLRANYNGEDIVEHMQIYSPEEIDAKHESVDLIVALTKSMGLREMFEEIKPIITENTYVLSLMNGLGHAEDLAEFVDRDHIILGVTMWTAAMEGPGKVKLFGTGNIELQNLAPAGATFTKDVVQIFDDAGLNATYSQNVKYSIWRKACVNGTLNGLCTILDTNITGVGTTSTAAEMVQTIINEFALVAAKEGIELDQTEVYEHITATYDPAGIGLHYPSMYQDLIKNQRLTEIDYINGAVAAKGKKYGISTPYCTFLTQLVHAKEEILGAK
- a CDS encoding NADPH-dependent F420 reductase, yielding MAKPVIGILGAGKLGTTLARLGDQAGYYVLIANSKPAKESAWIINAVAHNARVVDTAGVLAGADTIILALPLSKYDRLESNALDGKLVLDAMNYWWEVDGTINHVSSIHKSSSEVMQDYFKGAKIVKAFNHMGYHDLEIEADRNLRVKKVIAFATDHPEVRAEAANIISQFGFEPYDLGELRHGQILEPGSPLFGADLPLDEFTAMVKTLPDTKLGQRIIEARGAL
- a CDS encoding MutS-related protein → MNTAMLNKIQFDQIREQVAHYVLGNHTKERLDATLPSSNLATVSNWQQETKEARFILDSGQHVPFMGITRIDALFKKIAKGLILTPNELSTFSAHVAQIATILRHTGRNTLILLDELGSGTEPGEGAALAIAVMESLYRMGGLIVATTHYAEIKNFAERHADFIPAAMAFDNETLTPKYQLQLGQVGASQALWIARKMQITPAVVQRAAHYINHADYQLDKIEFKNITQKSTLKKNTRPLFKRGDRVLVKTNHTPALIFKDEDEMQDTLLISQDDEIKEVLKKRIELITPATELYPAGYNLDNLFGKYSDRKKEHDLLRGAKSAQKRLDQEMRARRKAQA
- a CDS encoding FAD/NAD(P)-binding protein, with the protein product MKVSIIGAGPRGIATLTRIVAWYEREHEENEAIAELEVRLFDQFPIGGHIWRIDQPTELIMNTPTAHTTLYTDETVQMHGPLRTGPTLYEWLRDFAPDFISEQGEPDAADLIAVARRLGPNDYAPRRLYGVYQRFVFKQLQQHLPAGVKLTFVQDLVQDLVPLNPGFRVVTSEGSFEADNVIVASGHFTNQATIDQQELIDFAAKSNVTYLPPMFPGDADLSVIQPQENVFVRGLGLSFYDYMAELTIGRGGWFEPVGNKLHYHVSGSEPHIIAGSRRGFPYYPKPNNEKGYGEKIRPSFVTKEKLTQLGEAGELTGNVLFGLMKREIELVYYSLLLHQKDREAEIADFRTQYQATTDPAVLIDRLFDRAEQLDLDFVFNPEQRALASTNYQDFVVEFLQQLIKDATAGNKHGPITGALEAFKDLRDQIRFVVEQGYLSNDEYLDFLIRKYTPLQNFIATGPPVLRLKQLVALIKVGIVELVPAGMQVRPVNDHFEAISKRKPQFQYEARYLVDARIPVNDNEVTANPLIKKLLERGLASLDARQLADGTSFLTRAINVEQQTDRLITADKEVVANLYLWGVPTEGKHWFTNVSFRPGVNDNSLITADRIAEAIFSPSMLVETPLAV
- the rpmG gene encoding 50S ribosomal protein L33; this encodes MRVNILFEAPETGERLYLTTKNKRNQPERLELMKYSQKLRRKTLFREVK
- a CDS encoding ASCH domain-containing protein, whose protein sequence is MMNAKEFFEQARQVNAVPQDADLNDAWAFGVNASDLAKLVLHGVKTATSSGFEIYDVTHESLPKAGTYDVLLDDDHKPVCIILIDTVEVVPFSHVSAEHAFKEGEGDRALLSWQINHAKFFHRDYKKHKLVFNRHTSHVVLETFHVVFPTK